From the Oceanicaulis alexandrii DSM 11625 genome, one window contains:
- the rpmF gene encoding 50S ribosomal protein L32, whose protein sequence is MAVPKHKVTKSKRGMRRAHDAIGTTAYIEDKDSGELRRPHHIDLKTGMYRGRQVLDGQDD, encoded by the coding sequence ATGGCGGTCCCTAAGCATAAAGTCACCAAGTCCAAGCGCGGCATGCGTCGCGCGCACGACGCCATCGGCACGACGGCGTACATCGAGGACAAGGATTCCGGCGAACTGCGCCGTCCGCACCATATCGACCTGAAGACCGGCATGTACCGTGGTCGTCAGGTTCTGGATGGCCAGGACGACTAA
- a CDS encoding CTP synthase: MPRYIFITGGVVSSLGKGLASAALGALLQARGYKVRLRKLDPYLNVDPGTMSPYQHGEVYVTDDGAETDLDLGHYERFTGVSAHQSDNITTGRIYSEIIERERRGDYLGATVQVIPHVTDAIKNFVLSDAGDVDFVLCEIGGTVGDIEGLPFFEAIRQLGQELGRDNAIFIHVTLLPFIKAAGEMKTKPTQHSVKELRSIGIQPDILLCRCEIPIDPSDKRKIALFCNVPENAVIEGRDASSLYHVPLEYHDQGLDRVVLERFGLGDAPEPDLTVWNGISEAINNPDGEVTVAVVGKYTVLVDAYKSLLEALNHGGIANGVKVKVKWLDASQFEDDENLVELEDVHAILVPGGFGERGAEGKIAAAKFARERKIPYFGICFGMQMAVIEAARNLAGLDGASSSEFGDPKVPLVGLLTEWVKDNETVRRHVGGDLGGTMRLGAFPASLKDGSKVREIYGQAAIHERHRHRYEVNIAYKEQLEKAGLVFSGLSPDGVLPEIVEYADHPWFIGVQYHPEYKSRPFDPHPLFASFVAAAKDHSRLV, translated from the coding sequence ATGCCGCGATACATTTTCATAACCGGCGGCGTGGTCTCCTCTCTTGGTAAAGGCCTCGCTTCCGCCGCACTCGGCGCGCTTTTGCAAGCGCGCGGGTATAAAGTCCGTCTGCGTAAGCTCGACCCGTATCTCAATGTGGATCCGGGCACGATGTCGCCGTATCAACACGGCGAGGTCTATGTCACGGACGATGGCGCAGAGACAGACCTCGACCTGGGCCATTACGAGCGCTTTACCGGCGTCTCCGCCCATCAGAGCGATAATATCACCACAGGCCGGATCTATTCCGAGATCATCGAACGCGAACGCCGCGGCGATTATCTGGGCGCGACCGTGCAGGTGATTCCGCACGTCACCGACGCCATCAAGAATTTTGTGTTGTCGGACGCGGGCGACGTGGATTTCGTGCTGTGTGAAATCGGCGGCACCGTGGGCGATATCGAAGGCTTGCCCTTCTTTGAAGCCATCCGTCAGCTGGGCCAGGAACTGGGCCGGGACAACGCCATCTTCATCCATGTCACCTTGCTGCCGTTCATCAAGGCGGCGGGCGAGATGAAGACCAAACCCACCCAGCACTCCGTCAAAGAGCTGCGCTCGATCGGCATCCAGCCGGACATTCTGCTGTGCCGGTGCGAAATCCCCATTGATCCCAGCGACAAGCGCAAGATTGCGCTGTTCTGCAACGTGCCTGAAAACGCGGTCATCGAAGGACGCGACGCGTCCTCGCTCTATCATGTGCCGCTGGAATATCACGATCAGGGCCTGGATCGGGTCGTGCTCGAACGCTTCGGCCTTGGCGATGCGCCCGAGCCGGACCTGACGGTCTGGAACGGCATTTCCGAAGCGATCAACAATCCCGACGGCGAAGTGACGGTCGCGGTGGTGGGCAAATACACCGTGCTGGTGGACGCCTATAAATCACTGCTGGAAGCGCTCAACCATGGCGGCATCGCCAATGGCGTGAAGGTGAAGGTGAAATGGCTGGACGCCAGCCAGTTCGAGGATGACGAAAACCTCGTTGAGCTGGAAGACGTGCACGCCATTCTGGTGCCCGGCGGCTTTGGCGAGCGCGGCGCGGAAGGCAAGATCGCCGCGGCGAAATTCGCCCGTGAACGCAAGATCCCGTATTTCGGCATTTGCTTCGGCATGCAGATGGCGGTGATCGAGGCGGCCCGCAATCTAGCTGGCCTGGACGGCGCCAGCTCATCGGAATTCGGTGACCCTAAAGTGCCGCTGGTTGGGCTTCTGACCGAATGGGTCAAGGATAATGAGACGGTGCGCCGTCATGTGGGCGGTGATCTGGGCGGCACCATGCGCCTGGGCGCGTTCCCGGCGTCCCTCAAGGACGGCTCCAAGGTGCGCGAGATCTACGGTCAGGCCGCGATCCATGAGCGTCACCGTCACCGCTATGAGGTGAACATCGCCTATAAAGAGCAGCTTGAAAAAGCTGGTCTGGTGTTCTCCGGCCTGTCGCCGGACGGGGTCCTGCCCGAGATCGTGGAGTATGCCGACCACCCCTGGTTCATCGGTGTGCAATACCATCCCGAATACAAATCGCGTCCCTTTGACCCGCACCCGCTGTTCGCCAGCTTCGTCGCGGCGGCGAAGGATCATAGCCGGTTGGTGTAA
- a CDS encoding peptidylprolyl isomerase produces the protein MLSLIRSLARSPIIGGMIIALLIAAFALWGVNDIFRNNSNAAIVVGPETVSASELARTYERQLFQIQRDNPEITREQADEMGLGDSVVQRLIAETAVDAKADQMGLSISDNTLFETLRSIAAFQNPFTSQFDPGTYASVLRENGYGGPLAERQFESDITSELRRGQFVSAALGGVYAPEIFGEIRAAYNGERRSLRALFLQPSLVDTPEAPDDDTLTAFISENARIFERPEQRRLTLMRVSPTDFLRDVEVSDEDLQALYDFRLENGDLAEPATRSLTQWPAPDQQTAEAAAARLSAGETVSTIVTELSLGEEVALADVQSYQVPDSQIADRAFTMAAGDIAAVQSQLGWRVVRIDAATDPDTPELSELEAELRDELARDNAEGMMLDALGVFEEARGNGATLEEAAMQAGLIAERIDFVAANGYSADREPALTLLQNPDLLTAAFSAQQGFATDLESYGEDGGYFVVRVDEIEPARLSELSEVREDAAQFWMVRETDDRLQTLVDDAQARLEAGETLDAIAESLGTGARVETAVLGRGETAGPFSAQLVGQAFRLPEGQRFAARAGNQTTRAIVLVDDVISVDPAQAERPSQQELTNELRNDATQIVTSALINAYEVRTDQTLIDQALGRTQLQ, from the coding sequence ATGCTGTCGCTTATCCGCTCGCTCGCCCGTTCGCCCATCATTGGCGGTATGATTATCGCGCTGCTCATCGCCGCCTTTGCGTTGTGGGGCGTGAACGATATCTTCCGCAACAACAGCAATGCTGCGATCGTGGTGGGGCCTGAAACGGTCAGCGCATCAGAATTGGCGCGCACCTATGAACGCCAACTGTTCCAGATCCAGCGCGACAACCCCGAAATCACCCGCGAGCAGGCCGACGAGATGGGCTTGGGTGATTCTGTTGTCCAACGCCTGATCGCGGAAACCGCCGTCGACGCCAAGGCCGATCAGATGGGGCTGTCGATCTCTGACAACACCCTGTTTGAGACCCTGCGCTCCATCGCCGCCTTCCAGAATCCGTTCACCAGCCAGTTTGATCCCGGCACCTACGCCTCGGTCCTGCGCGAAAATGGCTATGGCGGTCCTCTGGCCGAGCGCCAGTTTGAATCCGACATCACCAGCGAGCTGCGCCGTGGCCAGTTCGTTTCCGCGGCCCTGGGCGGCGTCTATGCACCCGAGATCTTTGGCGAGATCCGCGCCGCTTACAATGGCGAGCGCCGCAGCCTGCGCGCCCTTTTCCTGCAGCCGAGCCTGGTGGACACGCCTGAAGCGCCCGATGACGACACGTTGACCGCTTTCATCAGCGAAAACGCGCGCATCTTTGAACGCCCCGAACAGCGCCGCCTGACCCTGATGCGTGTCAGCCCGACCGATTTCCTGCGCGATGTCGAAGTGTCTGATGAGGACCTTCAGGCGCTCTATGATTTCCGGCTTGAAAACGGAGACCTGGCGGAACCCGCAACCCGTTCGCTGACCCAATGGCCTGCGCCCGACCAGCAGACCGCCGAGGCCGCCGCCGCTCGTCTGAGCGCGGGCGAAACCGTCTCGACCATCGTCACCGAGTTGAGCCTGGGCGAGGAAGTCGCTCTGGCCGACGTGCAATCCTATCAGGTCCCTGACAGTCAGATCGCTGACCGGGCCTTCACAATGGCGGCGGGCGACATCGCCGCCGTTCAGAGCCAGCTGGGCTGGCGCGTGGTGCGCATCGACGCGGCGACCGACCCGGATACGCCAGAGCTGTCGGAGCTTGAGGCTGAATTGCGCGATGAACTGGCGCGTGACAACGCCGAGGGCATGATGCTGGATGCGCTGGGCGTCTTTGAGGAAGCGCGCGGCAATGGCGCGACGCTGGAAGAAGCCGCCATGCAGGCGGGCCTGATCGCGGAACGGATCGATTTCGTCGCCGCCAACGGCTACTCCGCGGATCGCGAACCGGCGCTCACCCTGTTGCAAAACCCCGATCTGCTGACGGCTGCGTTCAGCGCCCAGCAGGGCTTCGCCACTGACCTTGAAAGCTATGGCGAAGACGGCGGCTATTTCGTGGTGCGCGTGGATGAGATCGAGCCGGCGCGTCTGTCCGAACTTTCTGAAGTGCGCGAAGACGCCGCGCAATTCTGGATGGTGCGTGAAACGGATGACCGTCTGCAAACGCTCGTCGACGATGCGCAAGCGCGCCTTGAGGCTGGTGAAACCCTGGACGCCATCGCCGAGTCCCTGGGCACGGGCGCACGCGTGGAAACCGCTGTTCTGGGCCGCGGCGAAACCGCAGGGCCGTTCAGCGCGCAGCTGGTGGGCCAGGCCTTCCGTCTGCCCGAAGGCCAGCGCTTCGCCGCGCGCGCCGGCAACCAGACCACCCGCGCTATCGTCCTCGTCGATGATGTGATCTCGGTTGATCCGGCGCAGGCGGAACGCCCCTCACAGCAAGAGCTGACGAACGAGCTTCGCAACGACGCCACACAGATCGTCACCAGCGCGCTGATCAATGCGTACGAGGTGCGTACGGACCAGACCCTGATTGATCAGGCTCTGGGCCGGACACAGCTGCAGTAA
- the eno gene encoding phosphopyruvate hydratase: protein MTAIVDIAAREILDSRGNPTVEVDVFLEDGSMGRAAVPSGASTGAHEAVEKRDGGDRYKGKGVLQAVTAVETEIFEAIAGIDAREQRLIDELLIGLDGTENKERLGANALLGVSLATAKAAAEASGLPLYRYVGGANARVLPAPMMNILNGGAHADNPVDFQEFMIMPTGLATFSEALRCGAEIFHALKSQLKADGLNTNVGDEGGFAPNLKSAEACLDTIMKAIETAGYEPGSDVTLALDVASTEFFKDGKYVMEGAGRTCTSDEFAEYLKELASAYPIISIEDGMAEDDWEGWKAVTSMLDGDVQLVGDDLFVTNPERLAHGIEVGAANALLVKVNQIGTLSETMDAVEMALRSGYGAVMSHRSGETEDTTIADLAVALNCGQIKTGSLARSDRTAKYNQLLRIEAELGDAAIYAGRTAIAAS, encoded by the coding sequence ATGACCGCCATTGTCGATATCGCCGCCCGTGAAATTCTCGACAGCCGGGGCAACCCGACTGTGGAAGTGGACGTCTTCCTGGAAGACGGCTCCATGGGCCGCGCCGCGGTGCCGTCCGGCGCCTCTACCGGCGCGCACGAAGCTGTTGAAAAGCGCGATGGCGGCGACCGCTACAAGGGCAAGGGCGTGCTGCAAGCCGTCACGGCGGTCGAGACCGAGATCTTTGAAGCCATCGCCGGTATTGATGCGCGCGAGCAGCGCCTGATCGACGAGCTTCTGATTGGCCTGGACGGCACCGAGAATAAGGAGCGCCTGGGCGCCAACGCGCTTCTGGGCGTGTCTCTGGCCACCGCCAAGGCCGCGGCGGAAGCCTCCGGTCTGCCGCTCTATCGTTATGTGGGCGGCGCCAATGCGCGCGTCCTGCCGGCGCCGATGATGAACATCCTCAATGGCGGCGCGCATGCCGACAACCCGGTGGATTTTCAGGAATTCATGATCATGCCGACCGGGCTCGCGACTTTCTCCGAGGCGCTGCGGTGCGGGGCGGAGATCTTCCACGCGCTGAAATCCCAGCTGAAAGCCGACGGCCTGAACACCAATGTGGGTGATGAGGGCGGGTTCGCACCGAACCTCAAAAGCGCCGAGGCGTGCCTGGATACGATCATGAAAGCGATCGAGACCGCAGGCTATGAGCCGGGCTCAGACGTCACCCTGGCGCTCGACGTGGCCTCCACCGAATTCTTCAAGGACGGCAAATACGTCATGGAAGGGGCAGGGCGCACCTGCACCTCTGACGAGTTCGCTGAATACCTGAAAGAGCTGGCGTCGGCCTATCCGATCATCTCCATCGAGGACGGCATGGCCGAAGACGATTGGGAAGGCTGGAAGGCCGTCACCTCCATGCTGGACGGCGATGTGCAGCTGGTGGGCGATGATCTGTTCGTGACGAACCCTGAGCGTCTGGCGCATGGCATTGAAGTGGGTGCGGCCAATGCGCTGCTGGTCAAGGTCAACCAGATCGGCACCCTGTCTGAAACCATGGATGCGGTCGAAATGGCCTTGCGGTCTGGCTATGGCGCGGTGATGAGCCACCGTTCGGGCGAAACCGAAGACACCACCATCGCCGACCTCGCCGTGGCGCTGAACTGCGGTCAGATCAAGACCGGCTCCCTGGCGCGCTCGGACCGCACCGCGAAATACAACCAGCTGCTGCGCATTGAAGCTGAGCTGGGCGATGCTGCGATCTATGCCGGCCGCACGGCGATCGCCGCCAGCTAA
- the tpiA gene encoding triose-phosphate isomerase, translated as MTRRKLVAGNWKMNGLVKDRDFPKALSDALGEEPRCDVLLCPPVTLLPLIAADKPDWLLLGGQDCAPQASGAHTGDVSAAMLADVGCMHVIVGHSERRADHGETNQLVKAKAIAALDAGLRPIVCVGETLDERESGEAEAVVVSQFLASLPECAADKIVIAYEPVWAIGTGRTATPEDAQAMHDAIRAAWPGDDAAALRIVYGGSMNPGNAESLLQQSDIDGGLVGGASLKPQDFARIIQSVR; from the coding sequence ATGACGCGGCGCAAGCTAGTGGCTGGCAATTGGAAGATGAACGGTCTGGTCAAGGACCGCGACTTTCCAAAGGCTCTGTCTGACGCCCTGGGCGAGGAGCCGCGCTGCGATGTCCTGCTGTGCCCGCCGGTGACGCTCTTGCCCCTGATCGCGGCGGACAAGCCTGATTGGCTCTTGCTTGGCGGTCAGGATTGCGCGCCGCAGGCGTCGGGCGCGCACACCGGGGATGTCAGCGCCGCCATGCTGGCGGATGTGGGGTGCATGCATGTGATCGTCGGCCATAGCGAACGCCGGGCGGACCATGGTGAGACCAATCAGTTGGTGAAGGCGAAAGCCATTGCCGCGCTGGACGCGGGTCTTAGGCCGATCGTCTGCGTCGGCGAGACGCTGGACGAGCGTGAATCGGGCGAGGCGGAAGCCGTGGTGGTCAGCCAGTTTCTAGCCAGTTTGCCAGAGTGTGCGGCGGACAAGATCGTCATCGCCTACGAACCGGTCTGGGCGATTGGTACAGGCCGCACGGCAACACCTGAAGATGCGCAAGCCATGCATGACGCCATCCGGGCGGCCTGGCCAGGAGATGACGCAGCCGCCTTGCGTATTGTTTATGGCGGATCAATGAACCCGGGAAATGCTGAGTCTTTATTGCAGCAATCTGATATTGATGGCGGCTTGGTCGGAGGTGCGAGTTTAAAGCCACAAGACTTCGCGCGAATCATTCAATCGGTCCGGTAA
- a CDS encoding response regulator: MSDIDYSRASVALYDPVSVNQRTTRYSLHEIGFRDIFQLNTLAELRRIVQDDAPHLIIAETADHETEVFRLVRAIRSGELSNNPFVALLLTSWRRDADLVRNAIGCGADDLLIRPLSNSFVEDRIRTLIRARKPFIVTSDYIGPDRRKDQDRGEGSAKPIEAPNVLKAVVTNDIDALQRAHAWIDEAQRTVEGERLRRLCMRIIVGAEAGMREMKAGRQPAIDLKEFENSARELRARMAKFRSSEASRVAKALVDIALELQEQSGLTLANLSLAKELSMAAYVAYAGDDGMERSQDEMAKAAEALQKRMAMASARKIQVEGGAPPPAELKRAAN; this comes from the coding sequence ATGAGCGATATCGATTACAGCCGGGCGAGCGTCGCGCTCTATGATCCGGTGTCCGTGAACCAGCGCACCACGCGCTATTCCCTTCATGAGATTGGTTTTCGTGACATCTTTCAGCTCAATACGCTGGCGGAACTGCGACGCATCGTTCAGGACGACGCCCCGCATCTGATCATCGCGGAGACGGCGGATCACGAGACGGAAGTTTTTCGTCTGGTGCGCGCTATCCGCTCGGGCGAATTGTCCAATAACCCCTTTGTCGCCCTGCTGCTGACATCCTGGCGGCGTGATGCGGATCTTGTGCGCAACGCCATCGGCTGCGGCGCGGACGATCTGTTGATCCGGCCCTTGTCCAACAGCTTTGTGGAAGACCGAATCCGGACGCTTATCCGCGCTCGCAAGCCGTTTATCGTCACGAGCGATTACATCGGACCGGACCGACGCAAGGACCAGGACCGCGGTGAAGGCTCGGCCAAGCCCATCGAAGCGCCCAACGTGCTCAAGGCGGTCGTCACCAACGATATTGACGCCCTTCAACGCGCGCACGCCTGGATTGACGAGGCTCAGCGCACCGTCGAAGGCGAACGTCTGCGTCGCCTCTGCATGCGCATTATTGTGGGCGCCGAAGCGGGCATGCGTGAAATGAAAGCGGGCCGTCAGCCCGCCATTGATCTCAAGGAATTTGAGAACAGCGCGCGTGAATTGCGGGCCCGCATGGCGAAGTTTCGTTCCAGCGAAGCGTCTCGTGTTGCAAAAGCCCTGGTCGACATCGCCCTGGAGCTGCAAGAGCAATCGGGCCTGACCCTGGCCAATCTGTCTCTCGCCAAGGAGCTCTCCATGGCGGCTTATGTGGCGTATGCCGGCGATGACGGCATGGAACGCTCACAAGACGAGATGGCGAAGGCGGCTGAAGCGCTTCAGAAGCGCATGGCGATGGCTTCCGCGCGGAAGATACAGGTGGAAGGTGGCGCTCCGCCTCCAGCTGAGCTAAAACGCGCGGCCAACTAG
- a CDS encoding anthranilate synthase component II — protein MLLIIDNYDSFTFNLVHYVQELGAPTRVIRNDAMSAEDALALNPQGVLISPGPCDPDRAGICLDLIRNAPEDLPIFGVCLGFQSIGQVFGGKVIQAKAIMHGKTSPIRHDGTGVFETLPSPYQATRYHSLAVDLPEGTELVANAHTEDGEIMGLMHKTRPIHGVQFHPESIASEHGHALIGNFLRLAGLTTEQAA, from the coding sequence ATGCTGTTGATCATCGACAATTATGACAGCTTCACCTTCAACCTGGTTCATTATGTCCAGGAGCTGGGCGCGCCGACCCGCGTCATCCGCAATGATGCGATGAGCGCAGAGGACGCCCTGGCCCTGAACCCTCAAGGCGTTCTGATCAGCCCCGGCCCCTGTGATCCGGATCGAGCGGGCATCTGCCTGGACCTGATCCGGAACGCCCCGGAGGACTTGCCGATCTTTGGCGTCTGCCTCGGCTTTCAGTCGATCGGTCAGGTGTTTGGCGGCAAGGTCATTCAGGCCAAGGCGATCATGCATGGCAAGACCAGCCCGATCCGCCATGACGGCACAGGCGTGTTCGAGACCCTGCCCTCGCCCTATCAGGCCACGCGCTATCACTCACTGGCCGTGGACCTGCCCGAAGGCACGGAGCTGGTCGCCAATGCGCACACCGAAGACGGCGAGATCATGGGCTTGATGCACAAGACCCGCCCCATTCACGGCGTTCAGTTTCACCCTGAATCCATCGCGTCCGAGCATGGTCACGCGCTGATCGGCAATTTCCTGCGTCTGGCGGGTCTGACCACAGAGCAAGCGGCATGA
- the secG gene encoding preprotein translocase subunit SecG, protein MTAVLLIIHVLIAAALTGVILMQRSEGGALGIGGGGPGGMMSGRGAANLLTRITMILGALFIGNSILLAILSGVTTSTGSVIDRVGQSETSSDLPFGDLQGLDADAIDAPEATIPAEPAPADDAPTEDEPSAELPNR, encoded by the coding sequence ATGACTGCTGTCCTTCTGATCATTCACGTTCTTATCGCCGCTGCACTGACCGGGGTGATCTTGATGCAACGCTCCGAGGGCGGTGCGCTTGGCATTGGCGGCGGCGGCCCTGGCGGCATGATGAGCGGCCGCGGCGCGGCCAACCTCTTGACCCGGATCACCATGATCCTGGGCGCGCTGTTCATCGGCAATTCTATTCTTCTGGCGATCCTGTCCGGCGTCACCACCAGCACGGGCTCGGTGATTGACCGCGTGGGCCAGAGCGAAACCAGCTCCGACCTGCCGTTCGGCGATCTTCAGGGGCTGGACGCAGATGCGATTGATGCGCCCGAGGCGACGATCCCGGCCGAGCCTGCGCCAGCTGACGACGCACCGACTGAAGACGAGCCCTCTGCTGAGCTGCCGAACCGGTAG
- a CDS encoding divergent polysaccharide deacetylase family protein, with protein MIRTASYAPHLGSALAAGFMLVAALAYNLGANSSEAEARAVAAPADLDSRQLASSWPGVIRVEAANRIGAAPEPSVVETSVLTSEPVEPTLLTPPLTSGRPQLAVIIDDVGLDVAAARRLIALDAPVTLSILPYADAASALAREAGAAGREVFVHLPMEPVGVEDPGPHALTEFQSPSEMASRIGWAFSRVPGAVGFNNHMGSRLTSDRRAMDAMFSASDLPRSMLFVDSLTHPRSQAASAAQAAGLTAMTRDVFLDHVPDEASVSVQLNQALALALQNGQAIAIGHPRPETLAVLADLSRRAEAVGVELVTISALGAAQAQAQVQDS; from the coding sequence ATGATCCGTACTGCTTCATATGCGCCGCATCTGGGCTCTGCCCTGGCCGCCGGTTTCATGCTGGTGGCGGCGCTCGCTTATAATCTGGGCGCCAATAGCAGCGAGGCCGAAGCGCGCGCCGTCGCGGCGCCTGCTGACCTCGACTCCCGCCAGCTCGCCTCGTCCTGGCCCGGCGTGATCCGCGTGGAGGCGGCGAACAGGATCGGCGCCGCGCCCGAGCCTTCAGTGGTTGAGACTTCAGTCCTTACCTCCGAGCCCGTTGAGCCGACGCTTTTGACGCCGCCTCTGACGTCAGGGCGGCCGCAACTGGCGGTCATCATTGACGATGTGGGGCTGGATGTCGCGGCGGCCCGGCGACTGATCGCGCTGGATGCGCCTGTCACCTTGTCTATTCTGCCCTATGCCGATGCGGCGTCAGCGCTCGCCCGTGAAGCGGGCGCGGCGGGGCGAGAGGTTTTCGTGCACCTGCCGATGGAGCCGGTGGGCGTGGAAGATCCTGGCCCGCACGCCCTGACCGAATTTCAGAGCCCGTCCGAGATGGCCTCGCGCATCGGCTGGGCGTTTTCGCGTGTTCCGGGCGCTGTGGGATTCAACAATCATATGGGCAGCCGTCTGACGTCTGACAGACGCGCCATGGACGCCATGTTTTCTGCCAGCGATCTGCCGCGCTCCATGCTTTTCGTGGATTCGCTGACCCATCCGCGCTCTCAAGCGGCTTCCGCAGCGCAAGCGGCCGGTCTGACTGCGATGACCCGCGATGTGTTTCTGGACCATGTGCCGGATGAGGCGTCAGTGAGCGTTCAGCTCAACCAGGCCCTGGCTCTGGCGCTGCAGAACGGGCAGGCGATCGCCATCGGCCATCCGCGCCCTGAAACCCTGGCGGTGCTGGCGGATCTGTCGCGCCGGGCGGAGGCCGTAGGCGTGGAGCTGGTCACGATCAGCGCTCTGGGCGCGGCTCAGGCTCAAGCCCAAGTCCAAGACAGCTAG
- the trpE gene encoding anthranilate synthase component I: MTVFAPDLDTATELCARGQTVLLTATRVDDLETPVSAYLKLASHNANTFLLESVEGGAFRGRYSAIGLDPDLIWRCRGDQAEIAHAPAPGVAPGAFEPCAEKPLHALRKLIAESRLTLPSGLPPISAGLFGYLGYDMIRQVERLPDQAAPEPLGLPEGQLLRPRVMVVFDALRQEILAAAPIRPAPGADPELLVDAARRRIEAVFARLDAPAPIASASEPWSMPEPVSNMEPAQYRQNVETAKNYIRAGDIFQVVPSQRFSAPYSATPLSLYRSLRRTNPSPFLYFFNLPGFAIVGSSPEILVRLRGDTVTVRPIAGTRPRGNSEEADQAHEADLRADPKERAEHLMLLDLGRNDVGRVAKAGTVRVTEREIIERYSHVMHIVSNVEGQLSDGEDAISALMAGFPAGTVSGAPKVRAMEIIDELEPYRRGIYAGAVGYFGANGDMDMAIALRTAIVKDGQMHVQAGAGVVLDSDPESEHQETVNKARALFRAAAEAWRFV, translated from the coding sequence ATGACCGTCTTCGCTCCGGATCTCGACACGGCGACCGAGCTGTGCGCGCGCGGTCAGACCGTGCTGTTGACCGCCACGCGCGTTGACGACCTTGAGACGCCCGTTTCTGCCTATCTGAAACTCGCCTCCCATAACGCCAACACCTTCTTGCTGGAAAGTGTGGAGGGCGGCGCGTTTCGAGGCCGGTATTCCGCCATTGGCCTTGACCCGGACCTGATCTGGCGCTGCCGCGGCGATCAGGCCGAGATCGCCCACGCACCCGCCCCCGGCGTTGCGCCAGGCGCGTTTGAACCCTGTGCAGAGAAGCCGCTGCACGCGTTGCGCAAACTGATCGCAGAGAGCCGACTCACACTGCCGTCGGGCCTGCCGCCCATCTCGGCGGGCCTGTTCGGCTATCTGGGCTATGACATGATCCGTCAGGTCGAGCGTCTGCCCGATCAGGCCGCACCCGAACCGCTGGGCCTGCCCGAGGGTCAATTGCTGCGTCCACGCGTGATGGTGGTGTTTGACGCCTTGCGCCAGGAAATCCTGGCCGCCGCTCCCATTCGTCCAGCGCCAGGCGCCGACCCGGAATTGCTGGTGGACGCCGCGCGGCGCCGGATCGAGGCGGTGTTCGCCCGGCTCGACGCCCCGGCCCCGATCGCGAGCGCGTCCGAACCTTGGTCGATGCCTGAACCGGTCAGCAATATGGAACCGGCGCAATATCGCCAGAATGTCGAGACCGCGAAAAACTATATTCGCGCCGGCGATATTTTTCAGGTGGTCCCGAGCCAACGGTTTTCCGCGCCCTACTCAGCGACGCCGCTCTCGCTGTACCGGTCCTTGCGTCGGACCAACCCGTCGCCCTTCCTGTATTTCTTCAACCTGCCCGGCTTCGCCATTGTGGGCTCGAGCCCGGAAATTCTGGTGCGTTTGCGCGGCGACACCGTCACCGTGCGACCGATTGCCGGAACCCGGCCGCGCGGCAATTCCGAAGAAGCCGATCAGGCCCATGAGGCGGATCTGCGCGCAGACCCCAAGGAACGCGCCGAACATCTGATGCTGCTGGATCTGGGCCGTAATGATGTGGGCCGGGTCGCCAAGGCGGGCACCGTTCGCGTCACCGAGCGCGAGATCATCGAACGCTATAGCCACGTCATGCACATCGTCTCCAATGTGGAAGGCCAGCTATCGGACGGCGAAGACGCGATTTCTGCACTGATGGCGGGCTTCCCCGCCGGCACGGTGTCCGGCGCGCCCAAGGTTCGGGCGATGGAGATCATTGACGAACTCGAGCCCTATCGCCGCGGCATCTATGCCGGCGCTGTGGGGTATTTCGGCGCCAATGGCGATATGGACATGGCGATCGCGCTGCGCACCGCCATCGTCAAGGATGGCCAGATGCATGTGCAGGCCGGCGCAGGCGTCGTGCTCGATTCCGATCCGGAATCCGAACACCAGGAGACAGTGAACAAGGCGCGCGCCCTGTTCCGCGCCGCCGCCGAAGCCTGGCGTTTCGTCTAG